The Argentina anserina chromosome 3, drPotAnse1.1, whole genome shotgun sequence genome includes a region encoding these proteins:
- the LOC126785978 gene encoding polyadenylation and cleavage factor homolog 4 isoform X1 — translation MELSRENPRPLAFPATKPMPDLAPKPPLPPPTTTAIIDRYKALLKQRDDDLRVTPDDDVSPPSTEEIVQLYEMLLSELIFNSKPIITDLTIIAGEQRDHGKGIADAICARILEVPVEHKLPSLYLLDSIVKNIGRDYVRYFSSRLPEVFCEAYRQVHPNQHSSMRHLFGTWSTVFPPSVLHRIEAQLQFSPQVNQQSSGVPPLRASESPRPAHGIHVNPKYLRQLETSKVDNQVGPQRLSPDFPVGSNQMQPSSAVKLARSSSPSNIGVDEYEVENSPKRFGDRASPSNSVYDYRAIRDEGPVERRRKHYLNGSQNRLNNGPEHQRPRALIDAYGKDSGDRSLNDNPLHLGRFGVNGLDHKATSMSWQNTEEDEFDWKSVGPSITKNSRSDDFFPSNVPPSRSYRARPSLGTLNTSSLDSDMGTNWSTQAYLPSDQSSVVAEDPVPQLSFSRGFTGRFQSEITHNQGSRHPQEPWNMPFHTSQPSQNLLKEIGRNFQMPGISLGGEKASIDVDVRHLEPASRMGSGADFVNADSRLAIPVSVCLRPPVNMHNSQPPPVHPVFPLPNQRGQYGFINSVNTAKNQGPYKAMYMPEKQLDAYENKELGLAKLSQLTSQSARLIPNQRNQDQASPFQPQYHPHQEPPYSVIPRGFTLQGHGGTGLANPLPRPQLGLPTHYTPNALQHLRGDSLPPLPPGPPPPMQGVFPGQKAGPVVSSNQQGSSYTGLISSLMAQGVISLTNQSALQDSVGVEFNADLLKVRHESAITSLYSDLPRQCTTCGLRFKCQEEHSSHMDWHVTKNRMSKNRKQKLSRKWFVTTSMWLSGAEALGTDAVPGFLPADTIAEKKSDEEMAVPADEDQNSCALCGEAFEDFYSDETEEWMYKGAVYLNAPHGSTPDMDRSQLGPIVHAKCRPESTDVSPGSFGQYEGGTIEEGSQRKRLRS, via the exons ATGGAGCTTTCCCGAGAAAACCCTAGACCCCTCGCCTTCCCGGCCACCAAGCCCATGCCGGACCTCGCCCCCAAGCCGCCGCTTCCTCCTCCGACGACGACTGCGATCATCGACCGGTACAAGGCGCTGCTCAAGCAGCGCGACGACGACCTCCGAGTCACCCCCGACGACGACGTGTCGCCGCCGAGCACGGAGGAGATTGTGCAGCTCTACGAGATGTTGTTGTCGGAGTTGATTTTCAATTCgaagccgattattactgaTCTGACTATCATCGCCGGCGAGCAGCGGGACCACGGCAAGGGCATCGCCGACGCCATATGCGCCCGGATTCTCGAG GTCCCGGTTGAGCACAAGCTGCCGTCATTATATCTTTTAGACAGTATTGTAAAGAACATTGGCCGAGACTATGTCAGATACTTCTCTTCCCGTCTACCTGAG GTATTTTGTGAGGCGTATAGGCAAGTGCACCCCAACCAGCATTCTTCCATGCGCCACCTCTTTGGCACGTGGTCGACAGTGTTCCCACCTTCAGTCCTTCACAGGATTGAAGCGCAGCTGCAGTTTTCTCCACAAGTAAACCAGCAATCATCAGGTGTACCTCCTTTGAGAGCGTCTGAATCTCCTCGGCCAGCTCATGGCATCCATGTCAATCCTAAATATCTTCGTCAGTTGGAGACCTCAAAGGTGGATAAT CAGGTTGGACCCCAAAGATTAAGCCCAGATTTTCCTGTTGGGTCCAATCAGATGCAGCCATCTTCAGCTGTCAAACTTGCAAGatcttcatcaccttcaaataTTGGCGTTGATGAATATGAAGTAGAAAATTCTCCTAAAAGATTTGGGGACCGGGCCTCTCCATCTAATTCTGTGTATGATTATAGAGCAATCAGGGATGAGGGGCCAGTTGAAAGGCGGAGAAAACATTATCTCAATGGTAGTCAGAACAGGTTAAATAATGGACCGGAACATCAAAGACCAAGAGCTTTGATTGATGCATATGGAAAAGACAGTGGGGATAGAAGTTTAAATGATAATCCTTTGCATCTTGGGCGATTCGGTGTAAATGGTCTAGATCACAAAGCAACTTCAATGTCATGGCAGAATACTGAGGAGGATGAGTTTGATTGGAAATCCGTTGGCCCCTCTATAACCAAGAACAGTAggagtgatgatttttttccttcaaatGTACCGCCTTCTAGAAGCTACAGAGCCAGGCCTAGCCTCGGAACACTGAATACAAGCTCGTTAGATTCAGATATGGGGACTAACTGGTCTACGCAGGCATACCTACCTTCCGACCAATCCTCTGTAGTTGCTGAAGATCCGGTTCCCCAGCTTTCT TTCAGTCGTGGATTCACTGGTAGGTTCCAGTCTGAGATAACCCATAATCAGGGTTCTCGGCACCCTCAAGAACCTTGGAATATGCCTTTCCATACCTCTCAGCCTTCACAGAATCTTCTGAAAGAAATAGGTAGGAATTTCCAGATGCCTGGTATATCTTTAGGTGGTGAGAAAGCGTCTATTGATGTTGATGTGCGACATCTCGAGCCAGCATCAAGAATGGGGTCTGGTGCTGACTTTGTTAATGCCGACTCTCGGTTAGCTATACCAGTGTCAGTGTGTTTAAGGCCTCCAGTAAACATGCACAATTCTCAACCCCCGCCTGTGCATCCAGTTTTCCCGTTGCCGAACCAGAGGGGTCAATATGGTTTTATTAATTCTGTCAATACTGCTAAAAATCAAGGTCCATATAAGGCTATGTATATGCCTGAGAAGCAGTTGGATGCTTATGAAAACAAGGAGTTAGGGCTGGCAAAACTAAGTCAATTGACTAGTCAGAGTGCCAGACTCATACCTAACCAGCGAAACCAGGATCAGGCCAGTCCTTTTCAACCACAATATCATCCACATCAGGAGCCTCCTTATTCAGTTATACCACGCGGATTCACTTTGCAAGGGCACGGTGGGACTGGTCTGGCAAATCCTTTACCTCGTCCACAGTTGGGCTTACCAACTCACTATACCCCAAATGCTTTGCAACATTTGCGAGGGGACTCCTTGCCACCTCTACCACCTGGCCCCCCTCCACCCATGCAAGGTGTATTTCCTGGTCAAAAGGCTGGTCCAGTAGTCTCCAGCAACCAGCAGGGGAGTTCATATACTGGTTTGATTAGTTCTCTCATGGCCCAAGGTGTGATCTCATtgacaaatcaaagtgcactGCAG GATTCTGTAGGAGTTGAGTTTAATGCCGATCTTCTCAAGGTGCGTCATGAATCTGCAATAACTTCTCTGTATTCTGATCTCCCAAGACAATGCACAACGTGTGGTCTCCGATTCAAGTGCCAAGAAGAGCATAGTAGTCATATGGATTGGCATGTGACGAAAAACAGGATGTCCAAAAACCGTAAACAGAAGCTCTCTCGTAAATGGTTTGTAACTACAAGCATGTGGCTCAGTGGTGCAGAGGCTTTGGGAACAGATGCAGTTCCTGGCTTTTTGCCTGCTGACACCATTGCGGAAAAGAAGAGTGATGAAGAAATGGCTGTTCCTGCTGATGAGGATCAGAATTCGTGTGCATTATGTGGAGAGGCTTTTGAAGATTTTTATAGTGATGAGACAGAGGAGTGGATGTATAAAGGTGCTGTGTACTTGAATGCACCTCACGGGTCAACACCAGACATGGATAGGTCACAATTAGGTCCAATAGTGCATGCCAAATGCAGGCCGGAGTCCACTGATGTATCCCCTGGAAGTTTTGGACAATATGAAGGG GGAACTATTGAAGAGGGTAGTCAAAGAAAACGTTTGCGGAGTTAG
- the LOC126785978 gene encoding polyadenylation and cleavage factor homolog 4 isoform X2 translates to MELSRENPRPLAFPATKPMPDLAPKPPLPPPTTTAIIDRYKALLKQRDDDLRVTPDDDVSPPSTEEIVQLYEMLLSELIFNSKPIITDLTIIAGEQRDHGKGIADAICARILEVPVEHKLPSLYLLDSIVKNIGRDYVRYFSSRLPEVFCEAYRQVHPNQHSSMRHLFGTWSTVFPPSVLHRIEAQLQFSPQVNQQSSGVPPLRASESPRPAHGIHVNPKYLRQLETSKVDNVGPQRLSPDFPVGSNQMQPSSAVKLARSSSPSNIGVDEYEVENSPKRFGDRASPSNSVYDYRAIRDEGPVERRRKHYLNGSQNRLNNGPEHQRPRALIDAYGKDSGDRSLNDNPLHLGRFGVNGLDHKATSMSWQNTEEDEFDWKSVGPSITKNSRSDDFFPSNVPPSRSYRARPSLGTLNTSSLDSDMGTNWSTQAYLPSDQSSVVAEDPVPQLSFSRGFTGRFQSEITHNQGSRHPQEPWNMPFHTSQPSQNLLKEIGRNFQMPGISLGGEKASIDVDVRHLEPASRMGSGADFVNADSRLAIPVSVCLRPPVNMHNSQPPPVHPVFPLPNQRGQYGFINSVNTAKNQGPYKAMYMPEKQLDAYENKELGLAKLSQLTSQSARLIPNQRNQDQASPFQPQYHPHQEPPYSVIPRGFTLQGHGGTGLANPLPRPQLGLPTHYTPNALQHLRGDSLPPLPPGPPPPMQGVFPGQKAGPVVSSNQQGSSYTGLISSLMAQGVISLTNQSALQDSVGVEFNADLLKVRHESAITSLYSDLPRQCTTCGLRFKCQEEHSSHMDWHVTKNRMSKNRKQKLSRKWFVTTSMWLSGAEALGTDAVPGFLPADTIAEKKSDEEMAVPADEDQNSCALCGEAFEDFYSDETEEWMYKGAVYLNAPHGSTPDMDRSQLGPIVHAKCRPESTDVSPGSFGQYEGGTIEEGSQRKRLRS, encoded by the exons ATGGAGCTTTCCCGAGAAAACCCTAGACCCCTCGCCTTCCCGGCCACCAAGCCCATGCCGGACCTCGCCCCCAAGCCGCCGCTTCCTCCTCCGACGACGACTGCGATCATCGACCGGTACAAGGCGCTGCTCAAGCAGCGCGACGACGACCTCCGAGTCACCCCCGACGACGACGTGTCGCCGCCGAGCACGGAGGAGATTGTGCAGCTCTACGAGATGTTGTTGTCGGAGTTGATTTTCAATTCgaagccgattattactgaTCTGACTATCATCGCCGGCGAGCAGCGGGACCACGGCAAGGGCATCGCCGACGCCATATGCGCCCGGATTCTCGAG GTCCCGGTTGAGCACAAGCTGCCGTCATTATATCTTTTAGACAGTATTGTAAAGAACATTGGCCGAGACTATGTCAGATACTTCTCTTCCCGTCTACCTGAG GTATTTTGTGAGGCGTATAGGCAAGTGCACCCCAACCAGCATTCTTCCATGCGCCACCTCTTTGGCACGTGGTCGACAGTGTTCCCACCTTCAGTCCTTCACAGGATTGAAGCGCAGCTGCAGTTTTCTCCACAAGTAAACCAGCAATCATCAGGTGTACCTCCTTTGAGAGCGTCTGAATCTCCTCGGCCAGCTCATGGCATCCATGTCAATCCTAAATATCTTCGTCAGTTGGAGACCTCAAAGGTGGATAAT GTTGGACCCCAAAGATTAAGCCCAGATTTTCCTGTTGGGTCCAATCAGATGCAGCCATCTTCAGCTGTCAAACTTGCAAGatcttcatcaccttcaaataTTGGCGTTGATGAATATGAAGTAGAAAATTCTCCTAAAAGATTTGGGGACCGGGCCTCTCCATCTAATTCTGTGTATGATTATAGAGCAATCAGGGATGAGGGGCCAGTTGAAAGGCGGAGAAAACATTATCTCAATGGTAGTCAGAACAGGTTAAATAATGGACCGGAACATCAAAGACCAAGAGCTTTGATTGATGCATATGGAAAAGACAGTGGGGATAGAAGTTTAAATGATAATCCTTTGCATCTTGGGCGATTCGGTGTAAATGGTCTAGATCACAAAGCAACTTCAATGTCATGGCAGAATACTGAGGAGGATGAGTTTGATTGGAAATCCGTTGGCCCCTCTATAACCAAGAACAGTAggagtgatgatttttttccttcaaatGTACCGCCTTCTAGAAGCTACAGAGCCAGGCCTAGCCTCGGAACACTGAATACAAGCTCGTTAGATTCAGATATGGGGACTAACTGGTCTACGCAGGCATACCTACCTTCCGACCAATCCTCTGTAGTTGCTGAAGATCCGGTTCCCCAGCTTTCT TTCAGTCGTGGATTCACTGGTAGGTTCCAGTCTGAGATAACCCATAATCAGGGTTCTCGGCACCCTCAAGAACCTTGGAATATGCCTTTCCATACCTCTCAGCCTTCACAGAATCTTCTGAAAGAAATAGGTAGGAATTTCCAGATGCCTGGTATATCTTTAGGTGGTGAGAAAGCGTCTATTGATGTTGATGTGCGACATCTCGAGCCAGCATCAAGAATGGGGTCTGGTGCTGACTTTGTTAATGCCGACTCTCGGTTAGCTATACCAGTGTCAGTGTGTTTAAGGCCTCCAGTAAACATGCACAATTCTCAACCCCCGCCTGTGCATCCAGTTTTCCCGTTGCCGAACCAGAGGGGTCAATATGGTTTTATTAATTCTGTCAATACTGCTAAAAATCAAGGTCCATATAAGGCTATGTATATGCCTGAGAAGCAGTTGGATGCTTATGAAAACAAGGAGTTAGGGCTGGCAAAACTAAGTCAATTGACTAGTCAGAGTGCCAGACTCATACCTAACCAGCGAAACCAGGATCAGGCCAGTCCTTTTCAACCACAATATCATCCACATCAGGAGCCTCCTTATTCAGTTATACCACGCGGATTCACTTTGCAAGGGCACGGTGGGACTGGTCTGGCAAATCCTTTACCTCGTCCACAGTTGGGCTTACCAACTCACTATACCCCAAATGCTTTGCAACATTTGCGAGGGGACTCCTTGCCACCTCTACCACCTGGCCCCCCTCCACCCATGCAAGGTGTATTTCCTGGTCAAAAGGCTGGTCCAGTAGTCTCCAGCAACCAGCAGGGGAGTTCATATACTGGTTTGATTAGTTCTCTCATGGCCCAAGGTGTGATCTCATtgacaaatcaaagtgcactGCAG GATTCTGTAGGAGTTGAGTTTAATGCCGATCTTCTCAAGGTGCGTCATGAATCTGCAATAACTTCTCTGTATTCTGATCTCCCAAGACAATGCACAACGTGTGGTCTCCGATTCAAGTGCCAAGAAGAGCATAGTAGTCATATGGATTGGCATGTGACGAAAAACAGGATGTCCAAAAACCGTAAACAGAAGCTCTCTCGTAAATGGTTTGTAACTACAAGCATGTGGCTCAGTGGTGCAGAGGCTTTGGGAACAGATGCAGTTCCTGGCTTTTTGCCTGCTGACACCATTGCGGAAAAGAAGAGTGATGAAGAAATGGCTGTTCCTGCTGATGAGGATCAGAATTCGTGTGCATTATGTGGAGAGGCTTTTGAAGATTTTTATAGTGATGAGACAGAGGAGTGGATGTATAAAGGTGCTGTGTACTTGAATGCACCTCACGGGTCAACACCAGACATGGATAGGTCACAATTAGGTCCAATAGTGCATGCCAAATGCAGGCCGGAGTCCACTGATGTATCCCCTGGAAGTTTTGGACAATATGAAGGG GGAACTATTGAAGAGGGTAGTCAAAGAAAACGTTTGCGGAGTTAG
- the LOC126785978 gene encoding polyadenylation and cleavage factor homolog 4 isoform X3 — MELSRENPRPLAFPATKPMPDLAPKPPLPPPTTTAIIDRYKALLKQRDDDLRVTPDDDVSPPSTEEIVQLYEMLLSELIFNSKPIITDLTIIAGEQRDHGKGIADAICARILEVPVEHKLPSLYLLDSIVKNIGRDYVRYFSSRLPEVFCEAYRQVHPNQHSSMRHLFGTWSTVFPPSVLHRIEAQLQFSPQVNQQSSGVPPLRASESPRPAHGIHVNPKYLRQLETSKVDNQVGPQRLSPDFPVGSNQMQPSSAVKLARSSSPSNIGVDEYEVENSPKRFGDRASPSNSVYDYRAIRDEGPVERRRKHYLNGSQNRLNNGPEHQRPRALIDAYGKDSGDRSLNDNPLHLGRFGVNGLDHKATSMSWQNTEEDEFDWKSVGPSITKNSRSDDFFPSNVPPSRSYRARPSLGTLNTSSLDSDMGTNWSTQAYLPSDQSSVVAEDPVPQLSFSRGFTGRFQSEITHNQGSRHPQEPWNMPFHTSQPSQNLLKEIGRNFQMPGISLGGEKASIDVDVRHLEPASRMGSGADFVNADSRLAIPVSVCLRPPVNMHNSQPPPVHPVFPLPNQRGQYGFINSVNTAKNQGPYKAMYMPEKQLDAYENKELGLAKLSQLTSQSARLIPNQRNQDQASPFQPQYHPHQEPPYSVIPRGFTLQGHGGTGLANPLPRPQLGLPTHYTPNALQHLRGDSLPPLPPGPPPPMQGVFPGQKAGPVVSSNQQGSSYTGLISSLMAQGVISLTNQSALQELSLMPIFSRCVMNLQ; from the exons ATGGAGCTTTCCCGAGAAAACCCTAGACCCCTCGCCTTCCCGGCCACCAAGCCCATGCCGGACCTCGCCCCCAAGCCGCCGCTTCCTCCTCCGACGACGACTGCGATCATCGACCGGTACAAGGCGCTGCTCAAGCAGCGCGACGACGACCTCCGAGTCACCCCCGACGACGACGTGTCGCCGCCGAGCACGGAGGAGATTGTGCAGCTCTACGAGATGTTGTTGTCGGAGTTGATTTTCAATTCgaagccgattattactgaTCTGACTATCATCGCCGGCGAGCAGCGGGACCACGGCAAGGGCATCGCCGACGCCATATGCGCCCGGATTCTCGAG GTCCCGGTTGAGCACAAGCTGCCGTCATTATATCTTTTAGACAGTATTGTAAAGAACATTGGCCGAGACTATGTCAGATACTTCTCTTCCCGTCTACCTGAG GTATTTTGTGAGGCGTATAGGCAAGTGCACCCCAACCAGCATTCTTCCATGCGCCACCTCTTTGGCACGTGGTCGACAGTGTTCCCACCTTCAGTCCTTCACAGGATTGAAGCGCAGCTGCAGTTTTCTCCACAAGTAAACCAGCAATCATCAGGTGTACCTCCTTTGAGAGCGTCTGAATCTCCTCGGCCAGCTCATGGCATCCATGTCAATCCTAAATATCTTCGTCAGTTGGAGACCTCAAAGGTGGATAAT CAGGTTGGACCCCAAAGATTAAGCCCAGATTTTCCTGTTGGGTCCAATCAGATGCAGCCATCTTCAGCTGTCAAACTTGCAAGatcttcatcaccttcaaataTTGGCGTTGATGAATATGAAGTAGAAAATTCTCCTAAAAGATTTGGGGACCGGGCCTCTCCATCTAATTCTGTGTATGATTATAGAGCAATCAGGGATGAGGGGCCAGTTGAAAGGCGGAGAAAACATTATCTCAATGGTAGTCAGAACAGGTTAAATAATGGACCGGAACATCAAAGACCAAGAGCTTTGATTGATGCATATGGAAAAGACAGTGGGGATAGAAGTTTAAATGATAATCCTTTGCATCTTGGGCGATTCGGTGTAAATGGTCTAGATCACAAAGCAACTTCAATGTCATGGCAGAATACTGAGGAGGATGAGTTTGATTGGAAATCCGTTGGCCCCTCTATAACCAAGAACAGTAggagtgatgatttttttccttcaaatGTACCGCCTTCTAGAAGCTACAGAGCCAGGCCTAGCCTCGGAACACTGAATACAAGCTCGTTAGATTCAGATATGGGGACTAACTGGTCTACGCAGGCATACCTACCTTCCGACCAATCCTCTGTAGTTGCTGAAGATCCGGTTCCCCAGCTTTCT TTCAGTCGTGGATTCACTGGTAGGTTCCAGTCTGAGATAACCCATAATCAGGGTTCTCGGCACCCTCAAGAACCTTGGAATATGCCTTTCCATACCTCTCAGCCTTCACAGAATCTTCTGAAAGAAATAGGTAGGAATTTCCAGATGCCTGGTATATCTTTAGGTGGTGAGAAAGCGTCTATTGATGTTGATGTGCGACATCTCGAGCCAGCATCAAGAATGGGGTCTGGTGCTGACTTTGTTAATGCCGACTCTCGGTTAGCTATACCAGTGTCAGTGTGTTTAAGGCCTCCAGTAAACATGCACAATTCTCAACCCCCGCCTGTGCATCCAGTTTTCCCGTTGCCGAACCAGAGGGGTCAATATGGTTTTATTAATTCTGTCAATACTGCTAAAAATCAAGGTCCATATAAGGCTATGTATATGCCTGAGAAGCAGTTGGATGCTTATGAAAACAAGGAGTTAGGGCTGGCAAAACTAAGTCAATTGACTAGTCAGAGTGCCAGACTCATACCTAACCAGCGAAACCAGGATCAGGCCAGTCCTTTTCAACCACAATATCATCCACATCAGGAGCCTCCTTATTCAGTTATACCACGCGGATTCACTTTGCAAGGGCACGGTGGGACTGGTCTGGCAAATCCTTTACCTCGTCCACAGTTGGGCTTACCAACTCACTATACCCCAAATGCTTTGCAACATTTGCGAGGGGACTCCTTGCCACCTCTACCACCTGGCCCCCCTCCACCCATGCAAGGTGTATTTCCTGGTCAAAAGGCTGGTCCAGTAGTCTCCAGCAACCAGCAGGGGAGTTCATATACTGGTTTGATTAGTTCTCTCATGGCCCAAGGTGTGATCTCATtgacaaatcaaagtgcactGCAG GAGTTGAGTTTAATGCCGATCTTCTCAAGGTGCGTCATGAATCTGCAATAA
- the LOC126785980 gene encoding homeobox-leucine zipper protein PROTODERMAL FACTOR 2-like: MFQPSMFDSHHMSMLDMSTHKSSENDMGRNRDDDFETKSGTETTDAPSGDELDPFQPRPKRKRYHRHTQRQIQEMEAFFKECPHPDDKQRKELSRELGLEPLQVKFWFQNKRTQMKAQHERHENSILKKEKDKLRAENNRYKEALSNATCPNCGGPPALGEMSFDEQHLRIENARLREEIDRISSIAAKYVGSKPMSSSFAHISYSQGPTRSLDLPVGSFGAPQSGYVGEMYGSSDLLRSVSVPTDADKPLIVELAVSAMEELIRMAQAGDPLWVPTHDNSSSIHHDILNEEEYMRAFPRGIGPKPLGLKSEASRESALVIMNHVNLVEILMDVNQWSTVFCGIVSRAMTLDILSTGVAGNYNGALQVMSAEFQVPSPFVPTRENYFVRYCKQHIDGTWAVVDVSLDNLRPSSISRSRRRPSGCLIQELPNGYSKVIWVEHVEVDDRAVHNIYRPLVNSALAFGAKRWVATLDRQCERLASSMANNIPAGDLCVITSAEGRKSMLKLAQRMVLSFCTGVGASTAHAWTTLSASGSDDVRVMTRKSMDDPGRPPGIVLSAATSFWLPVPPKRVFDFLRDENSRSEWDILSNGGLVQEMAHIANGRDPGNCVSLLRVNTANSSQSNMLILQESCTDSTGSYVIYAPVDIVAMNVVLSGGDPDYVALLPSGFAILPDGPPAGGAGGILDVGSGGSLLTVAFQILVDSVPTAKLSPGSVATVNNLIKCTVERIRVAVTCDQNP, from the exons ATGTTTCAGCCAAGCATGTTCGACAGCCACCATATGAGTATGCTGGACATGTCGACCCACAAAAGCTCTGAGAATGATATGGGAAGGAACCGGGATGATGATTTCGAGACAAAATCCGGCACGGAAACAACAGATGCTCCCTCTGGAGATGAATTAGATCCCTTCCAACCTCGTCCCAAAAGGAAACGCTACCACCGCCACACACAGCGCCAAATCCAGGAAATGGAAGC ATTCTTCAAGGAGTGTCCGCACCCAGATGACAAGCAGAGAAAGGAGCTGAGTCGTGAGCTAGGGTTAGAGCCTTTGCAAGTCAAATTCTGGTTTCAAAATAAGCGAACACAAATGAAG GCTCAACATGAACGGCATGAGAATTCGattttgaaaaaagaaaaagacaaGCTTCGCGCTGAGAACAATCGATACAAGGAAGCCCTCAGCAATGCTACATGCCCCAACTGTGGAGGTCCGCCAGCTCTTGGTGAGATGTCCTTTGATGAGCAACATTTGAGGATTGAAAATGCCCGTTTACGTGAAGAG ATTGATAGAATATCTTCGATTGCTGCCAAATATGTTGGCAGCAAGCCTATGTCAAGCTCTTTCGCACACATTTCATATTCTCAAGGCCCCACCCGCTCCCTTGATCTTCCGGTTGGCAGTTTTGGGGCTCCTCAGTCGGGTTATGTAGGAGAAATGTATGGATCCAGTGACCTTCTTCGGTCAGTTTCAGTGCCTACTGATGCTGACAAGCCTTTGATAGTTGAGCTTGCGGTGTCAGCTATGGAAGAACTTATCAGGATGGCTCAGGCCGGGGATCCTTTATGGGTTCCTACTCATGACAACAGCTCATCAATTCATCACGACATTCTAAATGAAGAAGAATACATGAGGGCATTTCCTAGGGGTATTGGTCCTAAACCACTGGGCTTGAAATCTGAAGCTTCAAGGGAATCAGCATTGGTCATCATGAATCACGTTAACCTTGTTGAGATTCTTATGGATGTG AACCAATGGTCTACTGTGTTCTGCGGTATTGTTTCAAGAGCAATGACCCTTGATATCCTATCAACTGGAGTAGCTGGAAACTACAATGGAGCCTTGCAAGTG ATGTCAGCTGAGTTCCAAGTTCCTTCACCATTTGTTCCAACTCGTGAGAACTACTTTGTAAGGTACTGTAAGCAACATATTGATGGAACCTGGGCCGTGGTTGATGTTTCCCTGGATAATTTACGCCCAAGTTCAATCTCAAGAAGTCGTAGAAGGCCATCCGGTTGCTTAATCCAAGAATTGCCTAATGGTTATTCCAAG GTAATATGGGTGGAACACGTCGAAGTGGATGATAGAGCTGTTCACAACATTTACAGACCACTAGTAAACTCTGCTCTTGCATTTGGAGCGAAGCGTTGGGTTGCTACACTTGATAGACAATGTGAGCGTCTTGCAAGTTCAATGGCCAACAATATTCCGGCTGGAGATCTCTGTG TCATCACTAGCGCAGAAGGGAGGAAAAGTATGTTAAAGCTGGCGCAGAGGATGGTCTTGAGCTTTTGCACTGGCGTTGGTGCTTCTACGGCACACGCATGGACGACATTGTCAGCCTCAGGTTCTGACGATGTGAGGGTCATGACCAGGAAAAGCATGGATGATCCTGGCAGGCCTCCTGGCATTGTTCTGAGTGCTGCAACTTCCTTCTGGCTTCCGGTTCCTCCCAAGAGAGTCTTTGATTTTCTTCGAGATGAGAATTCTCGGAGTGAG tGGGATATTCTTTCAAATGGTGGCCTAGTGCAAGAGATGGCACACATAGCTAATGGACGTGATCCAGGAAACTGTGTCTCTTTGCTGCGTGtaaat ACTGCAAATTCTAGCCAAAGCAACATGCTGATACTCCAGGAGAGCTGCACAGATTCAACCGGGTCATATGTGATATATGCTCCAGTCGATATTGTGGCCATGAATGTCGTGCTAAGTGGCGGTGATCCTGATTATGTTGCACTTCTGCCATCAGGTTTTGCTATCCTACCAGATGGGCCTCCTGCTGGAGGAGCCGGAGGAATTCTTGATGTTGGTTCTGGTGGATCACTACTGACAGTAGCATTTCAGATCCTAGTTGATTCAGTTCCTACGGCAAAGCTCTCTCCTGGGTCCGTGGCCACTGTTAACAATCTGATTAAGTGCACAGTTGAGCGAATTAGAGTTGCGGTCACATGTGATCAGAATCCATGA